The DNA region GAGCGCGCCCTATCATTTGAAAGACGGCAACTGGGCCGAGCAGCGCAACGGCCTGGGTGACACGGTTGTTGGCCTCATCGAGCAATATGCCTCCGGATTTGACGAGACGATCCTCCACGGCCAGGTTCTAACCCCCTTGGACTTGGAGCAAACCTACGGCCTCGACGAAGGCCATCCCTATCACGCCGAGCTCGCCCTCGATCAACTCTTCTTCATGCGCCCCGTGCCCGGTTGGTCGCGCTATCGCACGCCAATCGAAAATCTCTATCTCTGCGGCTCAGGCACGCATCCCGGCGGCTTGAACGGCCTGTCGGGCAAGTACGCAGCGCGCGAGATTCTGAAGCGGCATTCCTAGAATCACAACCAGTGCCGTCTCACCAAGACAAATGGCAACCCTGCAAGCAACTCAGTCATATTGCTTGTACGAGAGCCCTAAACTTGTAAAATAGTCAGTATGCGTACCAAGGTCACAAAACGCGGACAAGTCTCGGTTCCTTCGGAAGTTAGAAAGAGGCTCCGCATCGACGCCAACACAACTCTCGAATGGGTCATTGAAGGCAACACGGCCAGAATCGTGCCGGTGCCTGGCGATCCCATCAGCGCCTTTCGCGGATCCGGCCCTAAGGGTTCGGTCCAACGGCTGCTCAAGGAACGCGCCCGGGATCGGCGCCGAGAAGATGGCCGTTAAGAATCTATTCGTTTTGGATACTTCTGCGCTGCTCGCTTTACGGGACAACGAGCCGGGCGCGAGTCGCGTCGACAGGCTTTTGCGTCAAGCTACACGGAAGCAATATCGGCTGCTGGCTTCTTTCATGACCCGGATGGAAGTCCTTTACATTATTTGGCGCGAAGAGGGTGAGCAGAGCGCGCGCGACGCGCTGCGACTGGTAGACTCCTTCGCCATGGATTGGGTTAGTTGCGATGCGGCCATACTTGATTGTGCCGCACGAGTTAAATCGGCCGGCGGCCTATCGCTCGCAGACAGCTGGATTGCAGCCACCGCAATCGTCCATGAAGCGACCCTTGTCCATAAAGACCCTGAATTTCAAAAGGTTTCAGATCTCTCGCAAGAATTCCTGAGACCCTAACCCGAAGTTACTCCCCTAACCGACAAACTAATCTGCTTTCTGGGTCGCGCTCTGGCCAGGGAACCTACCCGGTAACCACGCTACGTGACGTGTCATGCTGCGCCAAGCGAAGCATCTGCGGGTTCGCTTAGCGCCGTGAGCAGATTCTTCGCCTTCGGCTCATCTATAGACAGCCGCGCAGCTCGCGCATTTGACTTCGATGATCTCTCTCTACTCACGAAACTTTGAATTCAGCGTTTTCCCGTGGTAGACGCATGGGTGCGACTGCTGAAGGAACCAGCGATGAAGGTCTTCTTGGGGCTTACGGAAAACTCCTCGCCAAATGACGCGCGAATGTTTGGCCTGTTTGGCGAGCGCCTGGTCGACCTACAAAGCGTCCAGGCGCGGCGCCTCTGCGAGTCTGGGATCGATGTAGAGGTTGCTGCCGATCAGGCCTCGTTCGACTTTCCATCGATGATCGGCGCGCTGCTGACTCAAGGTGACAGCTCCCGCCAGCGCCTCGACGATTTATCCGAATATATAAATCGCGTCGGCCTGAGAAACTTGTGTGGCCCTGCCAATGAAAAAGCAGTCTACGGCGTCAACGAGATAAAGATATTGCCGCCGCTGCAAAATCCTGAAAAAAGTTTCACCATCGGTTTTGCCGACAAGGCGCGCATCGAGGCGATGCCGCCGGCGGAAATACCCACCGGCTTTTACAAACTGCCGCAAACCTTTGTCACCAACGGCGCGCCGATCGTCCTGCCGAAGTTTTCCGAAGAGGTGGATGCTGACGCCTGCTTGGCGATCGTCATCGGCAAAGCCGGCAGACGCATCGCGCCGGAAAAGGCCTGGGACTACGTCGCCGGGGTCACCTTGGTGATCGACGTGACGGCGCGCGACGTCAACCGGCGCG from Deltaproteobacteria bacterium includes:
- a CDS encoding AbrB/MazE/SpoVT family DNA-binding domain-containing protein, yielding MRTKVTKRGQVSVPSEVRKRLRIDANTTLEWVIEGNTARIVPVPGDPISAFRGSGPKGSVQRLLKERARDRRREDGR
- a CDS encoding fumarylacetoacetate hydrolase family protein; this translates as MKVFLGLTENSSPNDARMFGLFGERLVDLQSVQARRLCESGIDVEVAADQASFDFPSMIGALLTQGDSSRQRLDDLSEYINRVGLRNLCGPANEKAVYGVNEIKILPPLQNPEKSFTIGFADKARIEAMPPAEIPTGFYKLPQTFVTNGAPIVLPKFSEEVDADACLAIVIGKAGRRIAPEKAWDYVAGVTLVIDVTARDVNRREGATTNNLLGKNFPSSTAIGPAVLLTHSRREIEALEVDLSLNGAIQQKFTLRDCVFSVEQIIARWSILGIKPGDWLGVGASMAKQGDRLQNPVLLKPGVKIRCSSPQIGELNHEVIAAGGARR
- a CDS encoding type II toxin-antitoxin system VapC family toxin, with the translated sequence MAVKNLFVLDTSALLALRDNEPGASRVDRLLRQATRKQYRLLASFMTRMEVLYIIWREEGEQSARDALRLVDSFAMDWVSCDAAILDCAARVKSAGGLSLADSWIAATAIVHEATLVHKDPEFQKVSDLSQEFLRP